A DNA window from Trypanosoma brucei brucei TREU927 chromosome 10, whole genome shotgun sequence contains the following coding sequences:
- a CDS encoding serine/threonine-protein kinase, putative — protein MVDCTVELPNIPYFGIRLDTSDIVGGVGRKSHDETVREIFLKGFTHVQQTSSSDTHVTLVAQSEETKEWVHIRVYALERLRRDATLRDRIERSVLVGCKAQHPCIVRIMQPFFSRTDLFVVEEYCAGGELLSWVETHCREAVTTKSGFEPPLGLSMGFVKSVMRDVMSGVDHLHTRCGVAHRGIKLESILLDNCNRAKLSNLGACAVISTNEGKEVKNNPLKVCCASRHYAAPEVVMGLPYDGKLVDVWALGVLLFVLLTCRFPFEEERDNPYESSSDTAVRDGGDDELLMERICNADELLLKHPVLAHVSDPLATDLVRNMLRVNTKTRLTVREVLEHPFLRMP, from the coding sequence ATGGTAGACTGCACGGTCGAACTTCCCAACATTCCTTATTTTGGCATACGGTTAGATACCTCCGACATAGTGGGGGGTGTCGGCAGAAAAAGCCACGATGAAACTGTTCGAGAAATTTTCCTTAAGGGTTTCACCCACGTGCAACAGACATCATCCAGCGACACGCACGTGACACTGGTGGCTCAGTCTGAAGAGACCAAGGAGTGGGTGCACATCCGAGTTTATGCATTGGAGCGGCTGCGCAGGGATGCAACACTCCGCGACCGCATTGAGAGGTCCGTTCTTGTGGGCTGCAAGGCTCAGCACCCCTGCATTGTACGAATTATGCAGCCCTTTTTTTCAAGAACAGATCTTTTTGTCGTTGAGGAGTATTGTGCAGGAGGTGAGTTGCTTTCTTGGGTGGAAACTCATTGCCGCGAGGCAGTCACCACCAAGTCAGGATTTGAACCCCCACTAGGTTTGTCAATGGGATTTGTGAAGAGTGTGATGCGAGACGTGATGAGTGGGGTGGATCATCTCCACACGAGATGCGGTGTGGCTCATCGTGGCATAAAGCTGGAGAGCATATTGCTAGACAACTGTAACCGCGCAAAACTCAGCAACTTGGGGGCGTGTGCCGTCATTTCCACAAATGAGGGCAAGGAGGTAAAAAATAACCCACTGAAGGTATGTTGTGCATCGCGACACTACGCTGCCCCCGAAGTTGTGATGGGCCTGCCGTATGATGGGAAGTTGGTGGATGTGTGGGCATTGGGTGTTTTGCTCTTTGTGCTGTTAACCTGTCGCTTTCCatttgaagaggaaagggataACCCCTATGAGTCTAGTAGTGACACCGCCGTTCgtgatggtggtgatgatgagcTTTTGATGGAGCGCATTTGTAATGCAGACGAGTTGTTGCTGAAGCATCCTGTTCTAGCACATGTTTCTGATCCATTAGCAACTGACCTGGTACGCAACATGCTGCGCGTCAACACAAAAACCAGACTGACTGTGAGGGAGGTGCTTGAGCACCCCTTTCTGAGGATGCCGTAA